One window of Mesorhizobium sp. WSM4904 genomic DNA carries:
- a CDS encoding YqgE/AlgH family protein, producing MDLLRHKKKAAGRGFLDDQFLIAMPGMKDDRFTRSVIYICAHSDEGAMGLIINQTQQMLFPDLLVQLGIMNEQEAIRLPAHARDFVVRNGGPVDRSRGFVLHSGDYRVESSLNVSDDICLTATVDILRAISTGRGPRHALMALGYSGWGAGQLESEIAENGWLTCPATTELLFDADIERKYDRILASIGIDLAHLSAAAGHA from the coding sequence ATGGACTTGTTGCGCCACAAAAAGAAGGCCGCCGGGCGCGGCTTTCTCGATGATCAGTTCCTGATTGCCATGCCGGGCATGAAGGACGATCGTTTCACGCGCTCGGTCATCTATATCTGCGCCCACAGCGACGAGGGCGCGATGGGCCTGATCATCAACCAGACACAGCAGATGCTGTTTCCGGATCTCCTGGTGCAGCTTGGCATCATGAACGAGCAGGAGGCGATCCGCCTGCCGGCGCACGCCCGCGATTTCGTCGTGCGCAATGGCGGGCCGGTCGATCGCAGCCGCGGCTTTGTGCTGCATTCCGGCGACTATCGCGTGGAATCCTCGCTCAACGTCTCCGACGACATCTGCCTTACCGCCACGGTCGACATTCTGCGGGCCATCTCGACAGGCCGCGGGCCGCGTCACGCGTTGATGGCGCTCGGCTATTCCGGCTGGGGCGCCGGCCAGCTCGAAAGCGAGATCGCCGAGAACGGCTGGCTGACTTGCCCGGCGACGACCGAGCTGTTGTTCGACGCCGACATCGAGCGCAAATACGACCGCATCCTCGCCTCGATCGGCATCGATCTCGCCCATCTCAGCGCCGCCGCGGGGCATGCATAG
- a CDS encoding histidine phosphatase family protein — MPIAYYIAHPQVQIDASIPVPEWGLSDTGRARAFAMLDQPWVGSIRRIVSSGERKAIETAEILAKHLRLAVEVRQRMHENDRSATGFLPPPEFEAVADRFFANPHVSVRGWERAVDAQSRIVGEVELVLGTSRGDDIAFVGHGGVGTLLLLHLSGREISREADQPAGGGNFFAYDLVARRVIHGWLPIDRMAPHNGI, encoded by the coding sequence GTGCCGATCGCCTACTACATCGCGCATCCCCAGGTTCAGATCGACGCCAGCATTCCTGTGCCGGAGTGGGGGCTTTCCGACACCGGCAGAGCGAGAGCCTTTGCGATGCTCGATCAGCCCTGGGTCGGGTCGATCCGCCGCATCGTGTCGTCGGGTGAACGCAAGGCGATCGAGACAGCCGAAATCCTGGCAAAGCATCTCCGTCTTGCGGTCGAGGTCAGGCAACGCATGCATGAGAATGACCGGTCGGCAACCGGTTTCCTGCCGCCGCCCGAATTCGAAGCGGTCGCGGACCGGTTCTTCGCCAATCCGCACGTCAGCGTTCGCGGATGGGAGCGAGCTGTCGATGCCCAAAGTCGTATCGTGGGCGAAGTCGAACTCGTGCTCGGAACCAGCCGAGGCGATGACATCGCTTTCGTCGGCCACGGAGGGGTGGGAACGCTCTTGCTGCTTCATCTCAGCGGACGCGAGATCAGCCGCGAAGCGGATCAGCCGGCAGGCGGCGGCAATTTTTTCGCCTATGATTTGGTTGCGCGACGCGTCATCCACGGATGGCTGCCGATCGACAGGATGGCACCGCACAACGGCATCTAA
- the thrC gene encoding threonine synthase codes for MQYVSTRGDAPVLGFSDAVLAGLARDGGLYVPREWPRFSAADIRAMRGLAYPDLAIRVLTPFLGGEIAAPVFERLVREAYATFRHEAVCPLVQTGTNSFVLELFHGPTLAFKDVAMQLLARLMDHVLAERGKRATIVGATSGDTGGAAIDAFAGRDRTDIFVLFPHGKVSPVQQRQMTTSRAANVHALSIEGNFDDCQGLVKDMFNDHGFRDRVSLSGVNSINWARIMAQIVYYFSSALSLGAPDRPVSFTVPTGNFGDIFAGYAAKRMGLPVERLIIATNDNDILARTLSSGEYRTMGVFATTSPSMDIQVSSNFERLLFEAADRDAATVRRYMNGLKQSGAFTIEADELARIRAEFDAGRASVEEVAATIRKTLERSSYLIDPHTAAAAHVAAAHASGAVPMVVLGTAHPAKFPAAVQAASGVTPALPSWLGDLMTADEKYTILPSELKMVEDYVSRHTRAAR; via the coding sequence ATGCAATATGTGAGTACCCGCGGGGATGCGCCCGTGCTTGGATTTTCCGACGCGGTGCTGGCCGGGCTGGCACGCGACGGCGGGCTTTACGTGCCGCGCGAATGGCCGCGGTTCTCGGCCGCCGACATCCGCGCCATGCGCGGCCTTGCCTATCCCGATCTTGCCATCCGCGTCTTGACGCCCTTCCTCGGCGGCGAGATCGCCGCGCCCGTCTTCGAACGGCTGGTGCGCGAAGCCTATGCGACTTTCCGCCACGAGGCGGTCTGCCCGTTGGTGCAGACCGGCACCAACAGCTTCGTCCTCGAACTCTTCCACGGCCCGACGCTCGCCTTCAAGGACGTGGCGATGCAGCTGCTCGCGCGGCTGATGGACCATGTGCTTGCCGAGCGGGGCAAGCGCGCCACCATCGTCGGCGCGACCTCGGGCGATACCGGCGGGGCTGCGATAGACGCTTTTGCCGGCCGCGACCGCACCGACATCTTCGTCCTTTTCCCGCACGGCAAGGTCTCGCCGGTGCAGCAGCGGCAGATGACGACCTCCAGGGCCGCCAATGTCCATGCGCTGTCGATCGAAGGCAATTTCGACGATTGCCAGGGCCTGGTGAAGGACATGTTCAACGACCACGGCTTCCGCGACCGTGTGTCGCTGTCGGGCGTCAATTCGATCAACTGGGCCCGCATCATGGCCCAGATCGTCTATTATTTCTCGTCGGCGCTGTCGCTCGGCGCGCCCGACCGGCCGGTGTCCTTCACCGTGCCGACCGGCAATTTCGGCGATATTTTCGCAGGCTACGCCGCCAAGCGCATGGGGCTGCCGGTCGAGCGGCTGATCATCGCCACCAACGACAACGACATTCTGGCGCGCACATTATCGAGCGGCGAATACCGCACCATGGGCGTGTTCGCCACCACTTCGCCGTCGATGGACATCCAGGTGTCGTCGAACTTCGAGCGCCTGCTGTTCGAGGCAGCAGACCGCGATGCCGCGACGGTCAGGCGCTACATGAACGGGCTGAAGCAATCCGGCGCATTCACCATCGAAGCGGACGAACTGGCGCGCATCCGCGCCGAATTCGACGCCGGCCGCGCCAGCGTCGAGGAGGTCGCCGCGACCATCCGCAAGACGCTTGAGCGGAGCAGCTATCTCATCGATCCGCACACGGCCGCCGCCGCGCATGTGGCGGCAGCCCACGCCTCGGGCGCCGTGCCGATGGTGGTGCTCGGCACCGCGCATCCGGCGAAGTTCCCGGCGGCGGTCCAGGCCGCCAGCGGCGTTACCCCGGCGCTTCCCTCGTGGCTGGGTGACTTGATGACAGCCGACGAAAAGTACACCATACTTCCATCCGAGCTGAAAATGGTGGAAGATTACGTGAGCCGCCACACGCGGGCGGCCCGTTAG
- a CDS encoding GNAT family protein, translating into MFALPFFRRDLPALKGEKVTLRVPLTNDYREWSALRGESRAFLEPWEPRWQPDELDRTAWRMRISRYREDYAQGTAIAFFIFEKSSGKLAGGITLGNIRHGVAQSGHIGYWIGERFGGRGLMTDAVKLVSRFAFDTLRLHRIEAACIPDNARSIRVLEKAGFRREGLLRSYLRINGIWQDHYLYARIADDPPGDGTKG; encoded by the coding sequence GTGTTCGCGCTCCCTTTCTTTCGCCGCGACCTGCCGGCACTGAAGGGCGAAAAGGTCACGTTGCGCGTGCCGCTGACCAACGACTACCGCGAGTGGTCGGCGCTGCGCGGCGAAAGCCGCGCCTTCCTGGAGCCATGGGAGCCGCGCTGGCAGCCGGACGAGCTCGACCGCACCGCCTGGCGGATGCGCATCAGCCGCTACCGCGAGGACTATGCGCAAGGCACGGCCATCGCCTTCTTCATCTTCGAGAAGTCGAGCGGCAAGCTCGCCGGCGGCATCACGCTCGGCAACATCCGCCACGGCGTCGCGCAAAGCGGCCATATCGGCTACTGGATCGGCGAGCGCTTCGGCGGCCGCGGCCTGATGACCGACGCGGTCAAGCTGGTGTCGCGTTTTGCCTTCGATACGCTGAGGTTGCACCGGATCGAGGCTGCCTGTATTCCCGACAACGCCCGGTCGATCCGCGTGCTTGAAAAAGCCGGATTCCGGCGCGAAGGACTTCTGCGATCCTATCTCAGGATCAACGGCATCTGGCAGGATCACTACCTCTACGCCCGGATAGCGGACGATCCGCCGGGCGATGGAACGAAGGGCTGA
- a CDS encoding peroxiredoxin, protein MTISVGEKLPEATFKVMTDDGAKPMTGAEIFAGKKVVLFGVPGAFTPTCSNNHLPGYLENHDAILARGVDTIAVVSVNDVHVMGAWARFTGGEGKILYLADGSGDFAKSVGLDNDLSANGMGLRSKRFSMIVDDGKVVALNVETKPGVDESGAAKILEQL, encoded by the coding sequence ATGACCATTTCGGTTGGCGAAAAACTGCCCGAGGCGACCTTCAAGGTGATGACCGACGACGGCGCCAAGCCCATGACCGGCGCCGAGATCTTCGCCGGCAAGAAGGTCGTGCTGTTCGGCGTTCCCGGCGCCTTCACGCCTACCTGCAGCAACAACCATCTGCCGGGCTATCTCGAGAACCATGACGCCATCCTGGCGCGCGGCGTCGACACCATCGCGGTGGTCTCGGTCAACGACGTCCATGTCATGGGCGCCTGGGCGCGCTTCACCGGCGGCGAAGGCAAGATCCTGTATCTCGCCGATGGCAGCGGCGACTTCGCCAAGTCGGTCGGACTCGACAACGATCTCTCTGCGAACGGCATGGGACTACGCTCGAAGCGCTTTTCGATGATCGTCGACGACGGCAAGGTCGTGGCGCTCAATGTCGAAACCAAGCCGGGTGTCGACGAGAGCGGCGCGGCGAAGATCCTCGAGCAGCTCTGA
- a CDS encoding homoserine kinase, producing MAVYTDVTEGELTTFLKAYPVGELLSYKGIAEGTENSNFLVHASTGSYILTLYERRVDKADLPFFLGLMGHLARKGISCPLPVTAHDGTVIGTLAGRPAVIITFLEGLSLRRPTAAHCGEVGKALAALHLAGQDFPMKRPNALAIDGWRKLWAASRDRADEVEPGLAAEVDADFLDFERNWPAGLPQGIIHADLFPDNVFFLGEKLSGLIDFYFACDDLFAYDVATCLNAWCFEKDFSFNLTKGAALLAGYQSVRPLQADEKAALPILARGSALRFMLTRLYDWLTIPDGGLVMKRDPTEYIRRMRFHRAIKSPSEYGLI from the coding sequence ATGGCCGTCTACACCGACGTCACCGAAGGCGAGCTCACCACCTTCCTGAAAGCCTATCCGGTAGGCGAGCTTCTGTCCTACAAGGGCATCGCCGAGGGCACCGAGAATTCGAACTTCCTGGTCCACGCTTCCACGGGTTCCTATATCCTGACGCTCTACGAGAGGCGCGTCGACAAGGCCGATCTGCCCTTTTTCCTCGGCCTGATGGGCCATCTGGCGCGAAAGGGCATTTCCTGCCCGCTTCCCGTCACCGCCCATGACGGCACAGTCATCGGCACGCTTGCCGGCCGCCCTGCCGTCATCATCACCTTCCTCGAGGGCCTGTCGCTCAGGCGCCCGACAGCCGCGCATTGCGGCGAGGTCGGCAAGGCGCTGGCCGCGCTCCATCTCGCCGGCCAGGATTTTCCGATGAAGCGGCCGAACGCGCTTGCCATAGACGGCTGGCGCAAGCTCTGGGCCGCCTCGCGTGACCGCGCCGACGAGGTCGAACCGGGGCTGGCGGCCGAGGTCGATGCAGACTTCCTCGACTTCGAGCGCAACTGGCCTGCCGGCCTGCCGCAAGGCATCATCCATGCCGATCTCTTCCCGGACAATGTCTTCTTCCTCGGCGAGAAGCTTTCCGGCCTGATCGACTTCTATTTCGCCTGTGACGACCTCTTTGCCTATGATGTCGCCACCTGCCTCAACGCCTGGTGCTTCGAGAAGGACTTTTCCTTCAACCTCACCAAGGGCGCAGCGCTGCTTGCCGGCTACCAGTCGGTGCGGCCGCTGCAGGCAGACGAGAAGGCGGCGCTGCCCATCCTGGCGCGCGGCTCGGCGCTGCGCTTCATGCTGACCAGGCTCTATGACTGGCTCACCATTCCTGACGGCGGGCTGGTGATGAAGCGCGATCCGACCGAATATATCCGCCGCATGCGTTTCCACCGCGCGATCAAATCCCCCTCAGAATACGGACTGATATGA
- a CDS encoding EAL domain-containing protein, whose amino-acid sequence MTNFPRIASLFALILAIFVALSAAAPALAVEPIKIARDDKALDLSGAVEIYRNQGDNFQVSTAPGPDGIVRRIEVEAKDARSTGDWAVFALANTTDQQLDRLIVAPHFRLVNSGIFWPDLGSTRIAAITPSEGFALDRQTSPDADVFRVTLNPGTVVTFVAELASPKLPQVYLWEPESYKDSVNSYTLFRGIVIGIAGLLALFLTILFVVKGTSMFPATAALAWAVLAYICVDFGFLNKVIEISPGNEQMWRAGTEVALAATFVVFLFAYLNLNRWHGHFSYGALVWILGLLLIAGVAIVDPAVAAGIARISFAATALTGLGLIIFLGIRGYDRAIMLVPSWVMVLLWLCGSWMAITGMLDNDIAQPALGGGLILIILLIGFTVMQHAFAGGALHQGLFSDLERQALAVAGSGDTVWDWDVLRDRVVTKPDISLQLGLAPNSLSGAARNWLPVLHADDRDTFRTTLDVVLEHRRGRVAQNFRLRGADGHYHWFSLRARPVIGSDGEVIRCVGTMVDVTEQKKSEERLLHDAVHDNLTGLPNRELFMNRLEAIISIARTEDKVRPTVFVIDIDRFKQVNDGLGISAGDTILLTIARRLHRLLKPKDSLSRFAGDQFALMLLSEQDPARIAAMADAIKHAINNPITFAKREIVLTASIGLITWTTAQTSSEDMVKDAELAMHQAKRFGGDRIEPFRPAFRTVGTDRLQFESDLRRAIERREFTLAYQPIVRLEDGSVAGFEALLRWDHPRRGMIPPGDFIPVAENCGLIVQLGLFAMQQAAEDLATWQKQIGDAPLSVSVNLSSRQLIRRDLVSDVRSVIARANLKPRCFRLELTESLVMDNPEQTAHVLTKLKQLGIGLSLDDFGTGYSSLSYLTRFPFDTIKIDKSFVDDATPKRAVLLKSMVNMAHELGLSVVAEGISDESDALELRQMGCEYVQSFMFGAPMPGDQVLKTLREQYPLTQA is encoded by the coding sequence GTGACGAATTTTCCGCGAATCGCGTCGCTGTTCGCCCTCATCCTGGCGATCTTCGTCGCGCTCTCGGCAGCCGCGCCCGCGCTCGCCGTCGAGCCGATCAAGATCGCCCGCGACGACAAGGCGCTCGACCTTTCGGGCGCCGTCGAGATCTACCGGAACCAGGGCGACAATTTCCAGGTCTCGACCGCGCCCGGCCCCGACGGCATCGTGCGGCGCATCGAGGTCGAGGCCAAGGACGCGCGCTCGACCGGCGACTGGGCGGTGTTCGCGCTCGCCAATACCACCGACCAGCAGCTCGACCGGCTGATCGTCGCGCCGCATTTCCGGCTGGTGAATTCCGGCATCTTCTGGCCGGACCTCGGCTCCACCCGCATCGCCGCGATCACGCCCAGCGAAGGCTTCGCGCTCGACCGCCAGACCAGCCCGGACGCCGACGTTTTCCGGGTGACGCTGAACCCCGGAACGGTCGTCACATTCGTGGCCGAGCTCGCCTCGCCGAAGCTGCCCCAGGTCTATCTGTGGGAACCTGAATCCTACAAGGACTCGGTCAATTCCTACACGCTGTTCCGCGGCATCGTCATCGGCATCGCCGGGCTTCTGGCACTGTTCCTGACCATCCTGTTCGTGGTCAAGGGAACCTCGATGTTCCCGGCCACGGCCGCTCTCGCCTGGGCGGTGCTCGCTTATATCTGCGTCGATTTCGGCTTCCTCAACAAGGTCATCGAGATCTCGCCCGGCAACGAGCAGATGTGGCGGGCGGGCACGGAAGTGGCGCTGGCGGCGACCTTCGTGGTGTTCCTGTTCGCCTATCTCAACCTCAACCGATGGCATGGCCATTTCAGCTATGGCGCCCTGGTCTGGATCCTCGGGCTGCTCTTGATTGCCGGTGTGGCCATCGTCGATCCGGCGGTCGCCGCCGGCATCGCCCGCATCTCGTTCGCCGCCACCGCGCTCACCGGTCTCGGCCTCATCATCTTCCTCGGCATTCGCGGTTATGACCGCGCGATCATGCTGGTGCCGAGCTGGGTGATGGTGCTGCTATGGCTATGCGGATCGTGGATGGCGATCACCGGCATGCTGGACAACGACATCGCCCAGCCGGCGTTGGGCGGCGGCCTGATCCTGATCATCCTCCTGATCGGCTTTACCGTCATGCAGCACGCCTTTGCCGGCGGCGCGCTGCACCAGGGCCTGTTCTCCGATCTCGAGCGCCAGGCGCTCGCGGTCGCCGGATCGGGCGACACAGTGTGGGACTGGGACGTGCTGCGCGACCGCGTCGTGACCAAGCCCGACATCAGCCTGCAGCTCGGCCTTGCCCCCAACAGCCTGTCGGGTGCCGCGCGCAACTGGCTGCCGGTGCTGCATGCCGACGACCGCGACACTTTTCGCACCACGCTCGACGTGGTGCTGGAACACCGGCGCGGCCGGGTGGCCCAGAATTTCCGCCTGCGCGGCGCCGACGGGCACTATCACTGGTTCTCGCTGCGCGCCCGTCCGGTGATCGGATCGGACGGCGAGGTGATCCGCTGCGTCGGCACGATGGTCGACGTGACCGAGCAGAAGAAGTCCGAGGAAAGGCTGCTGCACGACGCCGTGCACGACAACCTCACCGGCCTGCCCAACCGCGAGCTGTTCATGAACCGGCTGGAGGCGATCATCTCGATCGCCCGCACCGAGGACAAGGTGCGCCCGACCGTCTTCGTCATCGACATCGACCGCTTCAAGCAGGTCAATGACGGTCTCGGCATCTCGGCCGGCGACACTATCCTGCTGACGATCGCGCGCCGGCTGCACAGACTGCTGAAGCCAAAGGATTCGCTGTCGCGCTTTGCCGGCGACCAGTTCGCGCTGATGCTGCTCTCCGAGCAGGATCCGGCGCGCATCGCCGCCATGGCCGATGCCATCAAACACGCGATCAACAACCCGATCACCTTCGCCAAGCGCGAGATCGTGCTCACTGCCTCGATCGGCTTGATCACCTGGACGACGGCGCAGACCTCGTCCGAGGACATGGTCAAGGACGCCGAGCTTGCCATGCACCAGGCCAAGCGTTTCGGCGGCGACAGGATCGAGCCGTTCCGGCCGGCCTTCCGCACCGTCGGCACCGACCGGCTGCAGTTCGAATCCGACCTCCGGAGGGCCATCGAGCGGCGCGAGTTCACGCTTGCCTACCAGCCGATCGTGCGGCTGGAGGACGGCAGCGTCGCCGGCTTCGAGGCGCTGCTGCGCTGGGATCACCCGCGGCGCGGCATGATCCCGCCAGGGGATTTCATCCCGGTGGCCGAGAATTGCGGGCTGATCGTTCAGCTCGGCCTGTTCGCCATGCAGCAGGCGGCCGAAGATCTGGCGACGTGGCAGAAGCAGATCGGCGACGCGCCGCTGTCGGTCTCGGTCAACCTATCGAGCCGGCAGCTCATCCGCCGCGATCTGGTCAGCGATGTCCGCTCCGTCATCGCTCGAGCCAACCTGAAGCCGCGCTGCTTCCGGCTGGAGCTCACCGAGTCGCTGGTGATGGACAATCCCGAGCAGACCGCGCATGTGCTGACCAAGCTGAAGCAGCTCGGCATCGGGCTGTCGCTCGACGATTTCGGCACCGGCTATTCCTCGCTCTCCTATCTGACGCGCTTCCCGTTCGACACGATCAAGATCGACAAGAGCTTCGTCGACGACGCCACGCCGAAGCGGGCGGTGCTGCTCAAATCCATGGTCAACATGGCGCATGAGCTCGGTCTGTCGGTCGTCGCCGAAGGCATCTCCGACGAAAGCGACGCGCTGGAATTGCGCCAGATGGGCTGCGAATATGTCCAGAGCTTCATGTTCGGCGCGCCGATGCCCGGCGACCAGGTGCTGAAGACGTTGAGGGAGCAGTATCCGCTTACACAGGCTTAG
- a CDS encoding pitrilysin family protein — protein MGVEVSRLSNGLTVATETLPSLESVALGAWVKSGARNERDEEHGMAHLLEHMAFKGTKRRSAFQIASEIENVGGEINAATSVETTSYYARVLSDDVPLAVDILADILQESEFDPEELEREQHVILQEIGAAHDTPDDIVFDRFTETAFRHQTIGRSILGTPETVKSFTSRQLHDFIERQYGAERMVIVAAGDIKHDNFVREVEKQLGGFRAKATSNIPQYAQYVGGDFREDRDLMDAQIVLGFEGRAYHVRDFYASQVLSMILGGGMSSRLFQEVREKRGLCYSVYAFHWGFSDTGIFGVHAATGQSDIAKLVPVIIDELQKAGESIQQDELDRARAQYRAGLIMSAESPASRASQIARQLLLFGRPIAKEELMERLAALTVERLTDLSSRLFSTKPTLTAVGPVGTLAPYEAILESLAGPQTTARRLAV, from the coding sequence ATGGGTGTTGAGGTAAGCCGTCTGTCGAACGGCCTGACGGTCGCCACCGAAACCCTTCCAAGCCTCGAATCCGTTGCCCTTGGCGCCTGGGTGAAGTCGGGCGCCCGCAATGAACGCGATGAAGAGCATGGCATGGCCCATCTGCTCGAGCACATGGCGTTCAAGGGAACCAAGCGGCGCAGCGCCTTCCAGATCGCCTCGGAAATCGAGAATGTCGGCGGCGAGATCAATGCCGCCACCAGCGTCGAGACGACGTCCTACTATGCCAGGGTGCTCTCCGACGACGTGCCGCTGGCGGTCGATATCCTGGCCGACATCCTGCAGGAGTCTGAATTCGACCCCGAGGAGTTGGAGCGCGAGCAGCATGTGATCCTGCAGGAGATCGGCGCCGCGCACGACACGCCCGACGACATCGTCTTCGACCGTTTCACCGAAACCGCCTTCCGCCACCAGACCATCGGCCGCTCGATCCTCGGCACGCCGGAGACGGTCAAATCCTTCACCTCCAGGCAGTTGCACGACTTCATCGAACGGCAGTATGGAGCCGAGCGCATGGTGATCGTGGCCGCCGGCGACATCAAGCACGACAATTTCGTGCGCGAGGTGGAAAAACAGCTCGGCGGCTTCCGCGCCAAGGCTACCAGCAACATCCCGCAATATGCGCAATATGTCGGCGGCGACTTCCGCGAGGACCGCGACCTGATGGACGCGCAGATCGTGCTCGGCTTCGAGGGCCGCGCCTACCACGTGCGCGACTTCTACGCCTCGCAGGTGCTGTCGATGATCCTGGGCGGCGGCATGTCGTCGAGGCTGTTCCAGGAAGTGCGCGAGAAGCGCGGCCTGTGCTATTCGGTCTATGCCTTCCATTGGGGCTTCTCAGACACCGGTATTTTCGGCGTGCACGCCGCGACCGGGCAGAGCGACATCGCCAAGCTGGTGCCGGTCATCATCGACGAGCTGCAGAAAGCCGGCGAGAGCATCCAGCAGGATGAGCTCGACCGCGCACGTGCGCAATATCGCGCCGGCCTCATCATGTCGGCGGAAAGCCCGGCAAGCCGCGCCTCGCAGATCGCCAGGCAGTTGCTCCTGTTCGGCCGACCGATCGCCAAGGAGGAGCTGATGGAGCGGCTGGCGGCGCTGACCGTCGAGCGGCTGACCGACCTCTCCTCGCGGCTGTTCTCGACCAAGCCGACGCTGACGGCGGTCGGCCCCGTGGGCACGCTGGCGCCCTACGAGGCGATCCTCGAATCGCTTGCTGGCCCGCAGACGACGGCCCGCAGGCTCGCCGTCTAA
- a CDS encoding DUF2938 domain-containing protein, which translates to MLDIVWRAVAIGIGATVFMDVWAIVLKKAFGLPRPNWGLVGRWVRHLPEKVFYDDIGKAIPYAYEKALGWAFHYLVGILYGIILVVLAGARWLAAPTFLPAFILGIVTVGAGWFLLAPGMGAGWAASKLPNPMLVRALNLVSHTVFALGLFSTALLIR; encoded by the coding sequence ATGCTCGACATCGTCTGGCGCGCCGTTGCGATCGGCATCGGCGCTACGGTCTTCATGGATGTCTGGGCGATCGTGCTCAAAAAGGCGTTCGGCCTGCCGCGGCCGAATTGGGGACTGGTCGGCCGCTGGGTGCGGCACCTGCCCGAGAAGGTGTTCTACGACGACATCGGGAAAGCCATACCGTATGCGTATGAGAAGGCGCTGGGCTGGGCGTTCCACTATCTCGTCGGTATCCTTTACGGCATCATCCTGGTCGTGCTTGCGGGAGCGCGCTGGCTTGCCGCGCCGACCTTCCTGCCGGCCTTCATCCTCGGTATCGTGACCGTCGGCGCCGGCTGGTTCCTGCTGGCGCCCGGCATGGGTGCCGGCTGGGCGGCGTCCAAACTGCCCAACCCGATGCTGGTCCGCGCGCTCAACCTCGTGTCGCACACGGTGTTCGCTCTCGGCCTGTTCTCCACGGCACTGCTGATCCGCTGA
- a CDS encoding protein-disulfide reductase DsbD domain-containing protein produces the protein MRYLNIVALGAVIGLGAGLPAEASSSAWYNSEGGKVRLVTSGKPDEAGKIHGVLDIALKPGWKTYWRDPGDSGVPPQLDVSASTNIANARLSFPPPRRHDDGYGKWAGYDRPVSLPVTFTLSSPDQPATIDANIFLGICETICIPVQTRLSVDPASDPDNAADAALVKTALATLPSPARPDFGIHVLAGDHETLVVEAQSPGDPDSVDFFIAGDRDYMFGAPLRGERNGKLVFTVPILDRPSATPTDGGLYYTLTGADGSVDGLLPFP, from the coding sequence ATGCGATACCTGAACATTGTGGCGCTCGGCGCCGTCATCGGCCTTGGAGCAGGCCTGCCGGCCGAGGCTTCGTCCTCGGCCTGGTACAACAGCGAAGGCGGCAAGGTGCGGCTGGTGACCAGCGGCAAGCCAGACGAGGCCGGCAAAATCCATGGCGTGCTCGACATTGCGCTGAAGCCCGGCTGGAAAACCTATTGGCGCGACCCGGGCGATTCCGGTGTGCCGCCGCAACTCGACGTCTCGGCCAGCACCAACATCGCCAATGCGCGGCTGTCGTTTCCGCCGCCGCGGCGCCACGACGACGGCTACGGCAAATGGGCGGGCTATGACCGCCCGGTGTCGCTGCCGGTGACCTTCACGCTGTCATCGCCCGACCAGCCGGCGACCATCGATGCCAACATCTTCCTCGGCATCTGCGAGACGATCTGCATTCCGGTGCAGACGCGGCTCAGCGTCGATCCCGCCTCCGATCCGGACAATGCAGCGGACGCGGCGCTGGTCAAGACGGCGCTTGCAACGCTCCCCTCGCCGGCGCGGCCCGATTTCGGCATCCACGTGCTGGCCGGCGATCACGAGACCCTCGTCGTCGAGGCGCAGTCGCCAGGCGATCCGGATTCGGTCGATTTCTTCATCGCCGGCGATCGCGACTACATGTTCGGCGCACCGTTGCGCGGCGAGCGGAACGGCAAGCTGGTGTTCACGGTGCCGATCCTCGACCGGCCGTCGGCGACGCCCACGGACGGCGGGCTTTACTATACGCTGACCGGCGCCGATGGTTCGGTCGACGGATTGTTGCCTTTCCCTTGA
- the rnhA gene encoding ribonuclease HI produces the protein MSKQVEIFTDGACSGNPGPGGWGAVLRYNGATKELSGGEAETTNNRMELLAAITALNALKEPCTVDLYTDSKYVMDGISKWIHGWKKNGWKTGDKKPVKNGELWQALDEANRRHKVTWHWVKGHAGHPENERADELARQGMAPFKKGPVKPVAASQPVARAKQPSVAKARRSTQSY, from the coding sequence ATGAGCAAGCAAGTCGAGATCTTCACCGACGGCGCCTGCTCCGGCAATCCCGGGCCCGGCGGCTGGGGCGCCGTGCTGCGCTACAATGGTGCGACAAAGGAGCTGTCGGGCGGCGAGGCCGAGACCACCAACAACCGCATGGAGCTGCTTGCCGCCATTACCGCGCTCAATGCGCTGAAGGAACCCTGCACGGTCGACCTCTACACCGACAGCAAATACGTCATGGACGGCATTTCCAAATGGATCCATGGCTGGAAGAAGAACGGCTGGAAGACCGGCGACAAGAAGCCCGTCAAGAACGGTGAGCTCTGGCAGGCGCTCGATGAGGCCAACAGGCGTCACAAGGTCACTTGGCATTGGGTGAAGGGCCATGCCGGCCACCCGGAGAACGAGCGCGCCGACGAGCTGGCGAGGCAAGGCATGGCGCCGTTCAAGAAAGGGCCGGTCAAGCCTGTTGCTGCTTCGCAGCCGGTTGCGCGTGCAAAGCAGCCGTCGGTCGCAAAGGCGCGGCGCTCGACCCAGAGCTATTGA